The window TTCTCAATCCAAAGCTGGGCTAGGTCATCACCAATAAAATCAGTACCTACCATAGCGGTAGTTGTCTTTCCACAACCAGAAGGAGCAGCGCCAGCAAAGTAAGTTTTCCTACCATTTGGCCCCGTCATTCCAGTAATAAACATATGCTCGGAAAGTTCTAGTCCATTCTTCATATAAACTGCAACATCCACTGCAAACCGATGGTTGCCTTTCTTCATAAGTAAGGTGTTCCCAGCATATGTGCAAAGCATAGAATAAGTTGTTAACCAGCTTCTATCCATATAAATTCTAGCATTGGGAATATCTTCCGATGTGTTTGTACCCTCCGAATGTACATTAGTAAAAAACAATCCTCTTCTTTTTACTTCTTTATCAAAATCTGCAAAACAATTTCTGTATAATATTTCAGCAGAATGGAAAACATATGCGGAACTGGATATTTCTATTGCTGGAGTTGATGCCTCGGCGCCAACTGGACCTCTTGAGAAAAACCCAACAAACATTGTTTTCCCTGTCATAATACCAGTCATGTGTTTTTCTATGTGTTGCAATGATGTCTCTCTCACTTCTTTTTTTGCCAAAGAACTTATCTTCTCGTCTGGATTAACAATATACAAAGTTTGGCTAACCATTCTTCCTTGATCTTCTGGTAAATCGAAGTGGATAGTGTGTCCATCAATCGCTAGCTTCTTCTCTTCTCCTCTTTCTAAAGCATATTCTCTTATAAATTGGATGTCTTCTGAAGAACCAGTGTCAATAAAAACATAGTCAGGAGTGCACATGCTTATTGCGTTTGCTATTTTAATAATCGCATCCTCTGTTTTAATCATTGCTAACTTATTTTGGTTTTTTTTATCTAACTGTTTTGCAATAAGACCTCTTGCCTCTTTAATGGAAGTTATCTTTCCTACTTCTGACAAGATATCTTTACCTTTTTTAAGTTCTAACATTCTGTGTCCTCCTACTAAACTTTATTTTGTGCATAAAAAATTTTCTCTTATATTCAAAGACCTAAAAGTATCTCATAATTATTACAGAAATTTATTAAAAAATAATATCACAAATAAGTTTACCTAAATGTTGTCATACTTGCAAACGAAAATCTATTGTTTAGGGTATTTCAAAAGAATATAATTTTGGTGAGACGCCTGTTTTTGCAACACTTAATGCATCCTCTGCCAAAATAAGTTCTTCATTTGTTGGTATAACCCAAGCCCCATGTTGCAAAAATGGAGTAGTTGCAATTTTAACTGTGTCTCCTCTTTTACTATTAGCTGAAAGTATTTGAAATTGAAAAAAAGGCATAAAGTCTAAAACCAACTTTCTAAAAAACCCGTCATTCTCTCCAATGCCTCCTGTAAAAACTATGCCCTTAGGGCTATCCATTGTCCCAAGATATGAACTAAAGTACTTTGCAACTCTATAAGCCACGATTTTCATAACAGCCAATGCTTCTTGGTCGCCTTTTTCTGCCGCCATTCTGATTTCATACATTTCCTTTGTACCTTTTCCGTACATTGACAACAAGCCAGAATCTTTGTTTAGAATCTCTTCCATTTGCTCAATAGTTTTCCCTAACTGTTTTGCAATCATTACTATTGCTCCAAAATCAATATCGCCACTTCGTGTCCCACCAATTAGTCCTTCCAACGGGGTTAGCCCCATAGAAGTATCAACACCGACTCCACCCTGTATTTTTGCCATACTACAACCATTACCTAAATGAGCAATAACCACATTATTCTCTTCAGTTGGTAGCAAATTGAATAACTTGAACATTCTAGAAACATACTCATACGAAGTCCCATGAAAACCATATCGTTCTAAACCGTATTGTTCTTGCCATTGCTTTGACACTCCGTATTGTTTTGCCCAAAAAGGCATGTTTACATGAAAAGCAGTATCAGGAGTTACTGTTTGTGATAACTTGCTCCATTCGGAATCGCCATCCACAGCCTTAATCCCATCTAAATTAGCTGGATTATGCAACGGAGCTAAGCTAAAACAAGCTTTTATCTCTGCCTTTACTCTCTCATCTACTAACATTGCTTTCTTTATAAGATCGCCACCGTGGACAAGCCTATGACCAATAGCTACGGGCATAACCCCTGTGAACCTACTACGCATAAATTCTCTAATTTCTTTAATCGCATCAGAATGATTTTGTAATGTTACGTTTGCTACTTCTTTACTACCGTTTATTTCAAATTTAATAGCGCTAGCTGCTGTGCCTAAATTTATGCAATTTGCAGAAAACAACTGACCAAACCCTTGCTGATACAAAGAAGCTTTTAACGAAGAACTTCCACCATTAAGAGTTACAGCAAATTCTTCTACTTCTTTAACAGTAACAACATTACTATTTTCTTTTTTCATTAATATAACTGTTGCTACTATCTTATTAAACATACACTTGTCTCCTCTTATAATTATTGTTTGTAAGAAGTATTCGAATCTGTTTTAAAAATATTTCAGCTAAATTATATTGGTTTTATCCGGTGCAAAATGGTTCAGCCCAAATTGACTCTAGAATGTAGGTCTCCCAAGGAGGGCAGTACCATAATAAACTTTATCTTTTAATTTAACATAGGCAGAATATCCATAATAAGCACCAGACATACTATCATATGTGTCTATTTCCCTTATCTTGATAGTGATTGGACTGCTTCCACTTATTAAATCATACTGAATGCCATTATCTGTTTTGGTAGGCTTCGCATATGTTGCATAAATTTCTTCTGTTCCTAATTGTTGAATAAAAACACCCCTGTTTTCATCAATAATAATGTTCCAAAATGGCTCATTACCATGTAATAAATAATTATAATTTTTCTCCATTTCGCAACCTAGCGATTCATAAGCTAAATGATACACTTCTTTAACCAACACTTCTCCCACATAATCGGCACGCTTAACCCCTGGTTCATTTAGCAATAACTGAGCTTTCATTTCAATATAAACCGGTTGATACTCTTCTGGGGCTAAATCAGAATAAATTTTCCATAAATCAATACCCAAATTGCCTGTAACCCAATATTCGACTATCCCATCGCATTTCCTAAAAGCACTCACTTCTGGCCCATGATAAATATATCCTCTAAGGTTTAAAATCTCTGGCTTTGCTGCCTCTTCTGCTCTCTGTTTGGACTGGTGAGCCCCAGCTATCAATAAGACACACAAAAGCAAAAATAATGCAATGAATGCTGTTACAAGCAACACCACTAGCGTACGTCTGTTTATCTTTTGGGTTCTATAGTCTAGAATTAAATTCCATAAATTTTTTAAACGATCAAACAAGCTTACCCCTCCCAAAAATACTTTCGCAAAACCCTGCCCTCATTATCAAACCTTATTCCTTCTTTTTCAAGAATTTCACGTTGTTTATCTTCGCCACCAAAAGCAAAACCTTTTGCAAGCGAACCATCTTTAAACACAACACGATGACAAGGGATATTAGACTGGTCAGGGTTACTATGTAAGGCAAAGCCTATAACTCTGGAGGAAGTATTAATAGCGTTAGCTACTATTCCGTAGTTCACAACATAACCAACGGGTATCTCTTTAACAAAATCATAAATTTTCTGAAAAGTTTCTCCTGCCATAATAAGCTTTCCCCCTTTTCAAGACACGAAATTCCCTTTAACTGCTTTTGTTAAAAGTTCCCTTATCAAGAAACCCGTCCTGCGCCAGTCGGTGCCAAACTGCTGATTACTATTTACTCAGTTTTGCTGCTTTCACTGTGTTTTTCATTAACATTGCAATTGTCATCGGGCCAACTCCCCTAGGAACAGGTGTTATTTTAGAAACTATTGGAGCCACTGCTTCGAAATCAACGTCACCATAAAGTTTATCGTCTATTCTGTTAACTCCAACATCAATCACAACGGCACCTTCTTTAACATGTTCTTTTGTTATCATCTTGGCTCTCCCAATAGCTACAATTAAAATATCGGCTTGTTTTGTCACAGAGGCTAAGTCTACAGTTTTTGAATGACAAATTGTCACTGTGGCATTTCTGTCTAAAAGCATATGCAAGATTGGTTTACCAACAATGTTACTTCTACCAACTACAACAACTTGTTTACCTGCAATCTCTACACCAGATCTATCCAGCAACTCCATAATTCCAGAAGGAGTACAAGGAAGTAGCACTTCAGAATTCCCATATAATAATTGTCCGACATTAAAAGGATGAAAACCATCCACGTCTTTGTCAGGATTAATTGCTAAGATGACCTTTTCCTTACTAATGTGTTCCGGTATAGGCATCTGAACAAGAATACCATGTACATTCTTGTCTTTATTTAATCCATCGATAATTTGTAACAACTCTTCTTCTTTAATGTCTTTGCTTTGCCTAATAACAGTAGACTCTATTCCACAATACGCAGAACCAAGCTCTTTATTCCTAACATAAACATGAGAAGCAGGATCATCTCCAAGCAAAACAACAACCAAGCTAGGATAAATTCCTTGTTCCTTTAAGGCAACAACTTCTTCCTTAACCTCGTCTTTAATCTGCTGAGAAATAACTTTACCTGAAATAATCTTATCTTCAAAATTTGTCATGAATTTATTATAGCGACTTATGATATCTTAGACAACAAATCAGATTAGCTTTTTCAGTTTATATCCAAGGTCTTCATATTCTTTTTTAAATACCAGCGGTAATAAATTGCTTTCTATTGCTGCAACTACATGTTGAAAAAAATCATCTGAAAAATCCTTTTGCTTGAACTTTTTTTCTATCATGTTCCATTCTGGACAATTCTTATCAACATAAACATTCACTCTACCTCGGCTACTCATAGCAACCATAACTGGAAACATATTACAAAAAATAGGTCTTTCTTCCTTATCGAAGATTTCACACTTGCCATCATAATATTTACAATGCTCAGGAATAATATATTCATCACCTATTTTCTCTAAAATCACCTCACATAAATCTCTAGGAAACCCGCTTAATGGCAAATCTTCAAAGGCATATTTTTCGCCTATATTAAAATTAAATTTACAACACTGCTCACATTTAGAGCAATCTACTAAAATTTTTAACTTTGAAACAATGAAATCGCCAGTCATGTTTTTTATTTTATCTCCTTAAGTGATATTATAGCTTAATGGGTAATATTCAAATAACAACTATTATTGATAATCATTCACCACATTCTCCCTTGTATGGTGAGCATGGATTAAGCGTTCTGCTTGAAGTTAATAATAAAAAAATTCTGATGGATGTTGGTCAAAGTCAACTTTTTGCAAAAAATGCCAAGAACCTAGGAATAAAATTAGCAGAGATAACAGACCTTGTAATCAGTCATGGCCACTATGATCACACAAGTGGACTAACTTCTTTCTTTGATAAAAACAACTCCGCAAAAATTTACCTCCACCCAGACGCACTCAAGAATAAACTTAACATTAATAAATATATTGGCATACCCACTCATTTAAAACCTCTTCTTCAACAAAGAGCGACCATGGTAAAAACCAATACCGAGATAAGCCAAGGGGTTCACCTTATTACTAATGCCAAAATCTACAACCAAGAACTTACAAATTTTCACAACATGTTCGTTGATGAAAGTGAGAAGACTATTGTTGATACTTTTCAAGATGAATTGTTTATTGCAATTATAAAAAATGGACACGTTAACATCATAACTGGTTGCGCCCATCGAGGTGTCACCAACATTATGCAAACAGCAAAAGACTTATTTGATTTACCAATAAATATGGTTTTTGGAGGATTACACTTAAGGTCATCAGGAGAAACAAGAAGACAGAATATTATCAGTAAAATGGAAGAAATTGGCTTAAATAAAA is drawn from Candidatus Margulisiibacteriota bacterium and contains these coding sequences:
- a CDS encoding acetate/propionate family kinase, translating into MFNKIVATVILMKKENSNVVTVKEVEEFAVTLNGGSSSLKASLYQQGFGQLFSANCINLGTAASAIKFEINGSKEVANVTLQNHSDAIKEIREFMRSRFTGVMPVAIGHRLVHGGDLIKKAMLVDERVKAEIKACFSLAPLHNPANLDGIKAVDGDSEWSKLSQTVTPDTAFHVNMPFWAKQYGVSKQWQEQYGLERYGFHGTSYEYVSRMFKLFNLLPTEENNVVIAHLGNGCSMAKIQGGVGVDTSMGLTPLEGLIGGTRSGDIDFGAIVMIAKQLGKTIEQMEEILNKDSGLLSMYGKGTKEMYEIRMAAEKGDQEALAVMKIVAYRVAKYFSSYLGTMDSPKGIVFTGGIGENDGFFRKLVLDFMPFFQFQILSANSKRGDTVKIATTPFLQHGAWVIPTNEELILAEDALSVAKTGVSPKLYSFEIP
- a CDS encoding MGMT family protein, translated to MAGETFQKIYDFVKEIPVGYVVNYGIVANAINTSSRVIGFALHSNPDQSNIPCHRVVFKDGSLAKGFAFGGEDKQREILEKEGIRFDNEGRVLRKYFWEG
- a CDS encoding tetrahydrofolate dehydrogenase/cyclohydrolase catalytic domain-containing protein, with the translated sequence MTNFEDKIISGKVISQQIKDEVKEEVVALKEQGIYPSLVVVLLGDDPASHVYVRNKELGSAYCGIESTVIRQSKDIKEEELLQIIDGLNKDKNVHGILVQMPIPEHISKEKVILAINPDKDVDGFHPFNVGQLLYGNSEVLLPCTPSGIMELLDRSGVEIAGKQVVVVGRSNIVGKPILHMLLDRNATVTICHSKTVDLASVTKQADILIVAIGRAKMITKEHVKEGAVVIDVGVNRIDDKLYGDVDFEAVAPIVSKITPVPRGVGPMTIAMLMKNTVKAAKLSK
- a CDS encoding MBL fold metallo-hydrolase; its protein translation is MGNIQITTIIDNHSPHSPLYGEHGLSVLLEVNNKKILMDVGQSQLFAKNAKNLGIKLAEITDLVISHGHYDHTSGLTSFFDKNNSAKIYLHPDALKNKLNINKYIGIPTHLKPLLQQRATMVKTNTEISQGVHLITNAKIYNQELTNFHNMFVDESEKTIVDTFQDELFIAIIKNGHVNIITGCAHRGVTNIMQTAKDLFDLPINMVFGGLHLRSSGETRRQNIISKMEEIGLNKIVTNHCTGLLAFHEIKTKFQEKSFYGYIGESFSI